ATAAGGTACACGAATCAAATATTCAGAAGATTTTGTCCGACGGTGCTCTCTTAGAAGCAATGTATCTCGCCAGAATACAAAATATATCGTCAAATAAGAATGCCAGATCCAGCAATAAAAGTGTTTCTTTGCCATCTGATGTCAATGCATCCCAAAAGGAACACTCTATATCATAAGTCAATTTAACCAACAGAAGGAGGAAATTCACCATGATGAACACAAACAAGGAATCCAACAAAACAAGAGCTCTCGTAGCCGCCATTATCCTGTGCATCTCACTTCTTTTCACAACAGGATGCAGCAGTGCCGATGTAACCAATGACGTCAAATCAGCGCTCGGCATGGAAGTAGCCGCAGTCTCACATACCGTATATGTCGTGGACCAGACGAAGTATAGTGCCAAATACGACCTGAACCAGCTTCTCAGCAAAACAATCTCAGAAAATTACGCCGCATATGACTCGACATCAACAATCATAAGACTTGACGGTGATGCCAAGGTCGTAGATCATCTGACTTATACGAACAATGGCAAAGGAGGCGGCGCTACTTGGAAGGAGAAAGACAAGCTGGAAGCTACTAATAGTGTCATAAAAAGCATCATCAACAATACATCTCCTGTTGCAGACGAAGTCAACGTATTGAAAGCTATTCGGCTGGCTTGTGACGAACTCCAAACGTACGACGATGGTATAAAACGAATCGTGATTGTCTCTAGCATGATACAGACCGTGGACCCCCTTAATATGGCAGGCGGCCTTGACGCATATTCTGATTCCGATACCATTAACGAAACCGTTGCTGACCTTAGTAATATTCATGAGCTGCCTGATATGAGAAGCATAGAGTCAGTAACGGTGTATGGCCTCGGTCATGTAGATACCACCAGCGGAGAACAAGCTGAACTTTCACAACTTGACTCTACAAACCTCCAAGCGCTGTGGCTAGCTATATTTGAATCCTGCGGATGCGGATGCTCTGACGTGACCTTCAAGACTAACACACCGGATGGTGCACCCCTAGACATAGACTATCCCTCTGTGACTCCGGTTACAGCAAGCGATATAGGCAATCATTTTGTTTATGCTGATACTACAACAAACGAATCCATAAACCTCAAGGATGATGTACTGTGTTTTAACGATGTGTCATTATCGTTTCAGCCTGACTCTGCGGAACTGATTACTTCTGAAAACGAGGCGTTGAAAGTCTTGTCACCGGTGATCAGCTATGCAACCAGTCAGGATGTAACAATCGCCGTATTTGCGTCAACTGCATGGTCAGACGATAAAGAAGCCTTATATGACTTATCATCCGCTCGTGCAAACACAGTAAAAACGTTGCTGATCAAAGCCGGTGTACAAGAAGAATCTATACGCTGTTATCCTCTCGGTTATGATTTGAACCCTTTTAAATGTGACTGCTTCAATTCATCCGGAAAATGGGATGAAGACAACGCAAAGAAAAACAGAGTCGTTTATATAACCGATGCAAGTTCAGCTGTTGCAAATGTCTTCTATCAAAATCTTGACTAGTTACATCCACTAAAACATATGTGTAAAAAAGGCGGCATAGCACAACAGAAGCTATAACGTGCATGCCGCCTAGAATGGAGGAACTATGAACAAACGACGTATCTCATCAAATGTGTTGAATTGGCTTAATACATTCAAACGTAACAGAAAAATCAGTTCTGGCAAAAAGATTACGAATATAGAATTGAGATATTATGCTGAAATGTTATTTCCGGCACTCATATCTGTGATTGCAGGATATTATCTCTGGAGGTATAAGCTGGCATCACTGTATTCAACCGAGATTCCAAACTTTCTACTTGTAAGCGCGCTCTTTTTTGCAATTACAGCTGTTTACACCATGCTGATCGGTATAACGGAGATTCTCAGAGGTCGTATATATTCTCAATCAGATTGTCTGTCATTCAAGAAGGTGTTAATAATTGTTGTGGTTGGAAGCATCTGCACCGGAATTATTGCCGGAGTCTGTGAAATACTATATGAGCTTAACGGAACAGACTACGATGTTGATATTGCTCAAGAAACCATGCTCGTGATAGATGATAGCAGTTCTATGAAAACTTCCGATAAAAATGATAGAAGATTGACTGCTGCAAACGAGCTTCTTGAACATATAGACGGGAATCGCAAAGTGGGCCTAATACGTTTTTCAAAAGATATTCATTGCTATATTCCAATGGACTATCTTAAAGTGAACAAAAGCACATTAAATCATGAGTTGGAAAACAAAGCCAAAGAAGGAGGCACCGATATTAATGACGCATTATATGCGGTTCTGAATGCCTTTGACAAAGTCGGTACAGCTACAGGAAGCCGAAGTGTCATACTCCTGACCGATGGGAAATCCACAACCAATGTTGATGAAGAATACTTGATAAATAGAGCCAACAGCATGAACATACAAATAAACGTAATTTCATTGGGAAATCACACAGATAAAGCCTTTATTAAACGGATAACCTCGAGTACCGGTGGCAAAGCAGCCAAGACCTCTAGTGACTTCTATCTAGATGCAGCGTATGGAGTATTTCTTGGTTCCCATATAGAGAGATGTCTCTTGGTTCCATTGATCGTCGGTTATCACACGGCAGGTCAGATTTTACTCCAAATACTTCTGATCGCCATAATCTGCATTGCTTCACAGGCGGTACCAACAATATTGCTCCGATATCATTCGTATATTAACTGGCATATAAAGTTGTCACCTGTCATGATATTGATCGGAGCAGCGTCAT
This sequence is a window from Coprococcus eutactus. Protein-coding genes within it:
- a CDS encoding OmpA family protein, with translation MMNTNKESNKTRALVAAIILCISLLFTTGCSSADVTNDVKSALGMEVAAVSHTVYVVDQTKYSAKYDLNQLLSKTISENYAAYDSTSTIIRLDGDAKVVDHLTYTNNGKGGGATWKEKDKLEATNSVIKSIINNTSPVADEVNVLKAIRLACDELQTYDDGIKRIVIVSSMIQTVDPLNMAGGLDAYSDSDTINETVADLSNIHELPDMRSIESVTVYGLGHVDTTSGEQAELSQLDSTNLQALWLAIFESCGCGCSDVTFKTNTPDGAPLDIDYPSVTPVTASDIGNHFVYADTTTNESINLKDDVLCFNDVSLSFQPDSAELITSENEALKVLSPVISYATSQDVTIAVFASTAWSDDKEALYDLSSARANTVKTLLIKAGVQEESIRCYPLGYDLNPFKCDCFNSSGKWDEDNAKKNRVVYITDASSAVANVFYQNLD
- a CDS encoding VWA domain-containing protein, with translation MNKRRISSNVLNWLNTFKRNRKISSGKKITNIELRYYAEMLFPALISVIAGYYLWRYKLASLYSTEIPNFLLVSALFFAITAVYTMLIGITEILRGRIYSQSDCLSFKKVLIIVVVGSICTGIIAGVCEILYELNGTDYDVDIAQETMLVIDDSSSMKTSDKNDRRLTAANELLEHIDGNRKVGLIRFSKDIHCYIPMDYLKVNKSTLNHELENKAKEGGTDINDALYAVLNAFDKVGTATGSRSVILLTDGKSTTNVDEEYLINRANSMNIQINVISLGNHTDKAFIKRITSSTGGKAAKTSSDFYLDAAYGVFLGSHIERCLLVPLIVGYHTAGQILLQILLIAIICIASQAVPTILLRYHSYINWHIKLSPVMILIGAASLAIRDASFSAICFLLVLYLMPFFKGRVKARKLKIRHKKKPHKSRSIPRYTRDKGYEMMEYYESHNIYDKNIGAFENRNHYTR